One Capra hircus breed San Clemente chromosome 3, ASM170441v1, whole genome shotgun sequence genomic window, TCTTTTCACACAGATCTATGTCGAACTTCCAAAGGAACTCATATCCCAGAACTAACCCTTTCATTTGCAAGCTGCTCAGGGATTTACACCTAAATTTTCCTGTGGGCACACACAGAGTTTCTGTCACATCTTCCTAATCCCCCAGATCACTCTCTGTAGAGTTCACTTCTACAAATTCCTTCTGAGCTGTTGAACCACTGATTGTTACCAATGATGTCTCTTTCGTCTCTTGCCAAGCCCAGATAGATACATTTGCTCTGTAGCTGTGTTATCAAATCCCCTGGAAATGATTATGACATTATGTTTGATACAAATTTTTTCCATCTTAATAATAAAGATTCACCAGGGAAAATGAGCAACTTTCTTGATTGGGACATAAGTTTAAAAACGGATATCATGCAAAAACTGAAATCAGGTTTCAAAAGATTTTCCATAGTGGAAAATGCAAGATAAAATGAAATGGTTGGAAAATTATCTGAGAAAGTATAGAAGACTTTGAGGGGGGAAGGGTGGAAGAAGTATAGGAAATTACTTCAAGAGCATTAAAGGAGTTTCAATTAATGCATGAAAGTTGAGTTAGTTAGTACAGAAAGAATGAGGGGTATTTTGCTGGAAACTGGGAATTTTTAGAACCCTGTTTTTACCATGAGCTGGTCACCTTCTTCCTACCAgttatatgcgtgtgtgtgctaagttgcttcagttgtgtccaactctgtgtgaccttatggactgcagcctaacagcctcctctgtccatgggattccccaggcaagaatgctggagtgggtggttgtgccctcctccagggggtcttcctgactcagggatccaactggTGTctcttcttgcatctcctgaattatcaggcaggttctttaccactagctccacctgggaagcccttttactgACTGTATTTCTGGTCACTTGTCTCAACGCCCTGTTGTGCCACAGTCCCATCTTAATTACAAGGATGACTCTACACGTATAAAAATGTACATGTGTGCTTTTCTAAGGAATTATCTTCTCACATGAAGGATGTCTGGGAGAAATTAACTAAGCTAGTTCAAGTAGAATTAATCTTTTATTTGACAATGGCTGGTTTTCTCAAAATGTGTGAAACTATTAGCAGCTCATTAAATTCATcaggaaaggcaaaaaggcagTCAGGAATTTAGAAAAAAGTAATATATTGAAATTTTCTCTGAATATTTCTACCCAATCAACCAATCAATTCTCAATCTTTGTGAAAGCTaagtttgttttattaaaaaaaaaaaacctttttattttgtataggagtatagccaattaacaatgttgtggtagtttcaggtggacagtaaagggattcaaccatacatatacatgtatccattctccccccaaataACTTCCCATTTaagtttgttttatttcactgattggGGAAACAAAAATCTGTGTGTCTTTCACTGACTTATATGGAGTATACATCCTAAAGGCAGGAGAATCATTGTATTTTCTAGGCACAAAGTTATTTATGTTTCTCTATGTAAATGTCTATGTGGTATTATTTAACTGCTCTCAACTGTAATTCACTCTTCTATGTATAACTTAGGTTGATatctttaaaattacattttattgaatCATAATTGATTCATCTCTTCATGGTAAAATGTGTTTTAGAAAATCAGTTCTAACATATAGGGCCAGCCTGATAAGCCACAAATCCAATTTACAGGCAACTATGTTACATCATGTGGCTTCCTAAGTGGTGCAAGTTGTAAGGAACCCACTTACAGATGCAGGAGGCCTAGGAGACAtagatttgacccctggatctggaagatcttctggagcagggcatggcaatccactccagtattcttgcctggagaatttatggacagaggagtctggtgggctgcagtccatggggttgcagatagtcggacacaactgaagtgacttagcatgcatgcatgcatgctataaTCTTGCCAAGATCACAGAAATTCCCTAATTCATCCTCGATTTTCCTGCAGTGTATTCGAAAGAGATATATACATAGGATATGtggggaaagagcaaattagccacgatggtgtggtcaggcCCTCTAGCCCCAAGGCCTCTTGCTCTTGCCCCGTGTTTTGTAATGTAAGCCTGAGATCACTTGTAGCACTGCACGTGTGCACCACGGGGCACTCACTTGGTCGCGGGCTGCTTTGTGTGGTGTGCCTATAGGCGCTCCACCTAAACCACGGTGGAGTTACTGCTGTGTCATGGccctgtccattgggtcagtcaCAAGAGGAGAGAATAGAGTGTCTACAGCTACAGTTTctgcatcagccaggagagaattCTGTTATGGCTGCTGTGCCAGCCAGAAGAGAGGTTGTTGTGTTAGGTTATGCTTTGTCTGttgccaggagagaataaatgtgtctgcagttcctacggCTCCTTGAGCCTTTTTCCTGTCTCTTAGCTTgagccttgcctaccctgggttcagcaaacAGCATGCACAGTGAGATACAAAGAGACAATTGGTTTCGCAAGCAGGATCAGCAATTAACTGGTGTAGTTGGCAGGATACCTAGCAGGTAGGGAAGCCTGAGGCTCTACTGGAAGGAGGAAGCCACAGGCCACACACAGTATGTGGTAACTTGTGGCTGTGATCCTCTAGGTGTGGGCTCGATTGGAAGATTGGGAGGCAGTTGACAGGTCACCGGATAATACTGAAAAGGCTTTAGAAGTGGTGAGTTCCTGTTTCCCAAACAAGGCAGCATGAACTGCTGCGCGCACTGTGGGGTGGATTTTTCTGACTGCCCTGAAGGAGAATATGGATAGTGCTCTACATAATGTCATGCCAGGGAGAAATAGGCAGAGATGCTTGGAAGAACTAGAGCAATGTATCCTGGCAtacaaagcttccctggtggctcagacggtaaagtgtttgcctgcaatacgggagacctgggtttgatcctgggttgggaagatcccctggagaaggcaatggcaccccactccagtactcttgcctggaaaatcccatggatggaggagcctggtaggctatagtccatggggttgcaaagagtcagacatgactgagtgacttctctctctcttctctctctatcCTGTTATTAGAGCAAGAACCCCGTGGGCCTGAAGAACCCAGAATTTCTAACAGTGAGGCAGTAAGTGACAGTGATGATGAACATTATGAGAATGCGGGTTCCTGCATGGCAGCAAGGCCTATGGTACAGTGGAAAATGAAGCATGAGCAGTCTATAGCCTGGGGGGTCATTCTCCAGGGATCCCGGATGTGACTGAGTTCTGTGATGTAGATTCAGGCTGTGTTCTCTGATGTAGGTTTAGAACAATGTACTGTAAAGTCTGTGTCCCGTGATGTAGATTTAGTTGATGGAGATTTAGGCTTTGTCCTCTGATGTAAGTTTAGAACAGTGTATTAGAACAGTGTACTGTAAAGGCTGTGTCCTGTGATGTGCTACTGACCTCTGATTCTCTTGTAGGTTTAGAACAATATGAAAGCATTTGGTATCTTGTGGGTAGGCTGGGAATGCCACAAAAATCCCCTCCTTGAAGGGGTGGGCCCTGTGCCTATGGGGGTTTTGCGGGTCCTTAATAATAAAAACTCCTCAGGGTTGGAGTTGCAGAGATAGATGGTGGACTGGAGTCGGCCATGGATATAAGGGCGCTCCACATGTAGTGGGTGTCTCTTCTGGCACTGTGAGGGTGGAGACTGTGACATGAGCTCCAGGTGATCCCTGGCATTGGGTTTTTCTTTGTGTTGGGGGTGTGACTGTTTGTTTTAGTCTCTACTGTCCTTGCAGGATGTGGGTTCAGGTAGTGGCATTATGCTCTGGGGGGATGCTGCAGAGGGTGGAACCTGCATTGTGAGATGAGAGATCCTGAAGGAGTGGAGTatagggaaagagcaaattagccaagatggcctGGCCAGGCTCTCTCACCCCACGGCCTCTCACTCTTGCCCCACGTTTTGTAATGTAATAGTTGAGATCACTTATAGCACTTCATATGCACATCGCAAGGTTTATGTAGCAGCTGAGCTCACTTAGAGCACTGCGAATGCATGGCATGAGGTACTCACTTGGTCATGGGCTACTGTGTGCCTTAtgcatatatgctgctgctgctcctaagtcgcttcagtcgtgtctgactctgtgcgaccccatagacagcagcccaccaggctcccctgtccctgggattctccaggcaagaacaattggagtgggttgtcatttcctcctccaatgcacgaaagtgagaagtgaaagtgagaagtgaaagtgaagtcgctcagtcgtgtccaactcttagcgaccccatggactgcagcctaccaggctcctccgcccatgggattttccagacaagagtactggagtggggtgccattgccttctccgatgcataTATGAGCTCCCCCTAAATAATAGCAGAATTACTGCTGCATCAACAGCtatgtccattgggtcagccaGAAGTGGAGAGAATAAACAAACCGATTTATTATTATTGCTGAATTTATACCTGAAACTTAAGTGCAGATTTCTCTGTAAGCTCAGCTGAAATACATGACCTAGTTTGGAGGCTGAAGGGGCTTTTCTTTCTCACTCAAGCCAATCCCAAATTCGAAGATCTTACCTCTTTCCTGCAAGTTACATATGAATAAAGAGGGGAGCTAAAATTAACCATGGGCCaagggtgtgtgtgagagagagggacTTTGCTCATGTGTCTATGAAAAGAGGAAAGAGGGCAAGATGTTTAGTTCTAACCCATGAGCACAGGCTCAAGGCCAAATTAATGTTATGgtcatataggaaaaaaaaaaaaagaggaagcatAAACTGCCAAAAGGAGGATCATTCTAATATACATTACCTCTTCACACACAGTGATCCTTCCTACTTGTGAGTGTTATGCTATCTGACTCAAAATGATGGTATCCATAAATCTTGGGAAAGAACAAAGCAAGAGATGGgggctttttctttcctcctcctttaaTACCGTGTACAGCAGGATAGGGATTAACCACACCATATGATATAAAGGCCATTTACATCATACCTATTCGTAGATTTTTTACACAGACGTTAATGAGtctacagttttttgtttttttttgtaatctTGTGTTGAAGATGAATTCTTGTGCATTCTAAACTCTGTTAAGAAAGTCATAGTCTTCACAAAGGGTCATGCAAGAGCATTGTAGGAGCATTAAAACAGGAAGTGAGTGATGTGGGATCAGTATTAATTCTACTCACTAATGGAAAAggcattttaattttctgagagtCAGTTTTCTGATCTATAAAAAGTAGATTATAATATGTACTTCCTAGGTCTGCTCTAATGTTCAAGTAAGGTGACATTTTTAAACAGAAGCACATAATTACAGATTGGACAATTAACACATTAAACTGATTCACATGAGAGGTTAtcagtttatttccttttcatgagACAACTTGATAGGCTAGAAGTCTGGGCTGAGCAATGGAACTAAAGAAAAGACGACTTGATGGCCAAATTAAATttgctttgatccctggggtttcataggtggcactagtggtaaagaacctgctggtcAATTTAGgagattttgatccctgggttgggaagatcccctggaggagggaatgacaaccttctccagtattcttgtctggagaatcccatggacagaggaacctcatgtgctacagtccatgccatcacaaagattcggacatgactgaagtgacttggcatgcagtATGATCTTCAGGCCCCTCCTTCAGGAAGTTTCAAGCTTCAGAGAAGTGCATTCGGCTTGCATTAGTAGCAGACAAGCTCAGCATCCCACATTAAATCAGGGCTTGTGAATAAAACATTCCAGTTTCTACCCTCTTCCTGCAATCCCTGAGAGTATACAACATTGATGGGGAAACttgtggaagaaaataataagaaatggAACGATTCTGTCAGAAGACCTTTATTAGCAAGTcaatcttgggaaaaaaaaatatataaagcaaggaGGCAGCTTTCTCCAAGGAGCGCTTTGTTTGCTCTCATTTCTGTAGGAACATAAGTAAAATGTTCAACTCAAAATCTGGCTTGAAGTGCACGTGAAGATCCCCAGGCTTCATGAGACAGATGCTGTTTGCTCTTTACACAGGCTTTTCTACTTAATGGAGTGGTTAAACTTAGCCTGCTTTTCTTGCCCAGGTTGTGTGATTTTAGGTCTTCTCTTTAACCAATGTCCTTGTGAACATCTTTAAGGAATTCTACTAAATTTAGATTTGTACTGGTgcataaaaaaataagtaaaaaaaaaaaccagtgctCAATACACTAGAAACATAGAAATGGATATCTTTTGGAATAATATTCTTATTTGAACATTGGATATAACTTAGGCGCCAAAAATTGTAACTTTACCAATGCCATCTCAGCTAAAAATTGTGTCCTAAGCTAAGCCAAAGACGTTGAAGGGTGTTTGTTCTTTATAAAGACTAAATATTATTTGATGGTTTTGTCTACTCACTCTGctttataaatacaaataatgtTTTCCATCTATAGGTTAAAATTTTTTGgagaatagaataaaaaattaagattttgaaaaaatgataaataatacaAATTGTGATCTGACTATCTTAACATCCAGAAAAGGAGGTAATAAAGAGAAGGAGCTTTCTGGGTTGCTAAACCAGAGAGTTAATATTGTACAGTATTTTGTACATTTACAATCTGGCCGAGATTGGGTAAAAGTATTTGCAAGAGTATAAAATTCTGAATCTGTGTATATTTTCCTACAGTAACCATACAATATTTTTCTGTCAATCAAGAGGATTTCAGTAGACAATAATTTATGTGACCATGacaagaaactatttttttttttaataattgagaAATATCTCTGTTCTTGAACACTGCTCATTGCTTGATCATTTTTACTCAGGGaatttttccccatgtatttaaaaatgcagaatctaGATTAATGTCATGATAAACAAATTGTTCTTCCCACAACTCTTTGAAGAGCTGATTTGAACTCTTTATTTCTCAAACTGTAAATCATAGGATTGAACAATGGCGTTAGGATCGTGTAGGATACTGATATGAGAGCATCCTGGCTTGAGGAATAGTTGGATTTAAGCCTTAAGTAGATAAAGGAGGCACAGCCATAATGGACAATGACAATAATCAGGTGAGAAGCACAGGTGGAAAAAGCTTTGTACCTGCCTACTGTGGAAGGAAACTGGAGTATGGCAGAGATGATGCGAATATAGGATACCAAAATCAACAGCAGGGGGATAATCAGGACCAACGCGCAGAGCATGATAATGACAATCTGACTAAAGTGGGTATGGTAAGATGCTACCTTAAGAACAGGAGAGATGTCACAGAAGAAGTGGTGTAGTTGGTTGGAGGAGTGAAAGGGCAGGTGAAATACCAAGGATGTGATGATCTGTGCGACAGTAAAGCCGCAGGCACAGGCAGCAGCCACTAGTCC contains:
- the LOC102189641 gene encoding olfactory receptor 10K2; this translates as MECVNETLVSEFVFLGFSSLAGLQRLLFAAFLLVYLFTLGTNAIIISTIVLDRALHTPMYFFLTVLSCFETCYTFVIIPKMLIDLLAQKKTISFLGCAMQMFSFLFLGCSHSFLLAAMGYDRYVAICDPLRYTVLMGHGVCGGLVAAACACGFTVAQIITSLVFHLPFHSSNQLHHFFCDISPVLKVASYHTHFSQIVIIMLCALVLIIPLLLILVSYIRIISAILQFPSTVGRYKAFSTCASHLIIVIVHYGCASFIYLRLKSNYSSSQDALISVSYTILTPLFNPMIYSLRNKEFKSALQRVVGRTICLS